In one window of Azotobacter salinestris DNA:
- a CDS encoding UbiD family decarboxylase: MRQPFPAIIDSAPINDLRTALARLERVPGQLLRTDHPVDPHAELAGVYKRVGAGGTVRRPTRLGPAMMFENIKGYPGARVLVGLMASRERVALLLDTTPDRLAERMGEAIEQALDPVVVTREQAPCQEVIHRAEDPEFDLRTLLPAPTNTDEDAGPFFCLGLVLGSDPEEGHADVTIHRLCVQDRDRLSIFFAPDRHIDKFRQKAEAAGKPLPVTINMGLDPAIHIGACFEAPTTPLGYDELKIAGGLRGRPVELVEAVSIGQKAIARAEVVIEGEILPHERLREDINTNSGRAMPEFPGYTGPANPSLPVIRVTAVTMRRQAILQTLVGPGEEHTNLAGIPTEASIRVAVERAMPGFLKNVYAHTAGGGKLLAVLQVAKRRPGDEGRQRQAALIALAVYRELKNVILVDEDVDPFDSDDVLWAMQTRYQGDVDTIFVPGVPGHVLDPSQVPEYSPSIRARGLTCKTIFDCTAPWHLRERFERAKFREVDPHPFAPELFPQARP, from the coding sequence ATGAGACAGCCATTTCCCGCCATCATCGATTCCGCTCCCATCAATGACCTACGCACGGCCCTGGCGCGTCTGGAGAGGGTGCCGGGCCAACTGCTGCGAACCGACCATCCGGTGGATCCCCATGCCGAGCTCGCCGGCGTCTACAAGCGCGTCGGGGCGGGGGGAACCGTCAGGCGTCCGACCCGCCTGGGGCCGGCGATGATGTTCGAGAACATCAAGGGTTATCCGGGCGCGCGGGTTCTGGTGGGGCTGATGGCCAGCCGCGAACGGGTCGCCCTGCTGCTCGACACCACGCCTGACCGGCTGGCCGAGCGCATGGGCGAGGCGATCGAGCAGGCCCTCGACCCTGTGGTCGTGACGCGGGAGCAGGCGCCCTGCCAGGAGGTGATCCACCGCGCCGAAGACCCGGAGTTCGATCTGCGCACACTGCTGCCGGCGCCGACCAACACCGACGAGGATGCCGGCCCGTTCTTCTGTCTCGGTCTGGTGCTGGGCAGCGATCCCGAGGAGGGCCACGCCGACGTCACCATCCACCGCCTGTGTGTGCAGGACCGGGACCGGCTGTCGATCTTCTTCGCGCCCGACCGCCATATCGACAAGTTCCGCCAGAAGGCCGAGGCAGCCGGCAAGCCGCTGCCGGTGACCATCAACATGGGGCTGGACCCGGCGATCCACATCGGCGCCTGCTTCGAGGCGCCGACCACGCCGCTGGGCTACGACGAGCTGAAGATTGCCGGCGGCCTGCGCGGCAGGCCGGTGGAACTGGTCGAGGCGGTCAGCATCGGGCAGAAGGCCATCGCCCGTGCCGAAGTGGTGATCGAGGGCGAGATCCTGCCCCACGAGCGCCTGCGCGAGGACATCAACACCAACAGCGGGCGCGCCATGCCGGAATTCCCCGGTTACACCGGTCCGGCCAATCCTTCGCTGCCGGTCATCCGCGTCACGGCCGTCACCATGCGCCGGCAGGCGATCCTGCAGACCCTGGTCGGCCCCGGCGAGGAACACACCAACCTGGCGGGGATTCCCACCGAGGCGAGCATCCGCGTTGCTGTGGAGCGGGCCATGCCCGGCTTTCTGAAGAACGTGTACGCACATACCGCCGGCGGCGGCAAGCTGCTCGCCGTGCTGCAGGTGGCCAAGCGCCGGCCGGGCGACGAAGGCCGCCAGCGCCAGGCCGCGCTCATCGCACTGGCGGTCTACCGCGAGCTGAAGAACGTCATCCTGGTCGACGAGGACGTCGATCCCTTCGACTCCGACGATGTGCTTTGGGCCATGCAGACGCGCTACCAGGGCGACGTGGACACCATCTTCGTGCCCGGCGTGCCCGGGCATGTGCTCGATCCGTCGCAGGTGCCGGAATACAGCCCGTCGATCCGGGCGCGCGGCCTGACCTGCAAGACCATCTTCGACTGCACGGCGCCCTGGCACCTGCGGGAGCGCTTCGAGCGGGCGAAATTCCGCGAGGTCGATCCGCATCCCTTCGCCCCCGAACTCTTTCCGCAGGCCCGCCCATGA
- a CDS encoding sigma-54-dependent transcriptional regulator: MEHSILIVEDDATLAGNIRTYLERKQYEARVCGSAEEALEALGEQRPDVLLTDHSLPGMSGLELVARVRAQEPRIKPIVMTGYGNVEDAVAAMKAGSYHYLTKPVVLAELRLLIDKALEAQRLEHALSFYQAREAREAGLEALIGESPAMHALKAKVRQLLEAERRMTDADLPVVLIEGETGTGKELVARALHFDGSRRHGPFVEVNCAAIPAHLLEAELFGHERGAFTDAKERRVGLVEAADGGTLFLDEIGEIELPLQAKLLKLLEDRSIRRLGAVRERRVDLRIVAATNCNLERMVQQGRFRRDLFFRLRIIELKVPPLRERGEDVIALAEHYLALHGRRYGKPELAFGAEARALLRRYSWPGNVRELRNMLEQSALLATGNLIGPAQLALCPELTEGGEARPLREPGAALAGEGVNLPEVERDLVLRTLDRTDWNVTKSARLLGLTRDMLRYRIEKLGLARPDRRH, translated from the coding sequence ATGGAACACAGCATTCTGATCGTCGAGGACGACGCGACGCTAGCGGGCAACATACGCACCTATCTGGAGCGCAAACAGTACGAGGCGCGGGTCTGCGGCTCGGCCGAGGAGGCTTTGGAGGCGCTCGGCGAGCAGCGCCCCGACGTGCTGCTGACCGACCATTCGCTGCCGGGGATGAGCGGGCTGGAGCTGGTCGCCCGGGTGCGCGCCCAGGAGCCGCGCATCAAGCCGATCGTGATGACCGGCTACGGCAACGTGGAGGACGCGGTGGCGGCGATGAAGGCCGGCTCCTATCACTACCTGACCAAGCCGGTGGTGCTGGCCGAGCTCAGGCTGCTGATCGACAAGGCGCTGGAGGCGCAGCGCCTGGAGCACGCGCTGTCCTTCTACCAGGCGCGCGAGGCGCGGGAGGCGGGGCTGGAGGCGCTGATCGGCGAGTCGCCGGCGATGCACGCGCTGAAGGCGAAGGTGCGCCAGCTGCTGGAGGCGGAACGCCGGATGACCGATGCCGACCTGCCGGTGGTGCTGATCGAGGGCGAGACCGGCACCGGCAAGGAGCTGGTCGCCCGCGCCCTGCATTTCGACGGCAGCCGGCGCCACGGCCCCTTCGTCGAGGTCAACTGCGCGGCGATCCCGGCGCACCTGCTGGAGGCGGAGCTGTTCGGCCACGAGCGGGGCGCCTTCACCGACGCCAAGGAGCGGCGGGTCGGGCTGGTGGAGGCGGCGGACGGCGGCACCCTGTTCCTCGACGAGATCGGCGAGATCGAGCTGCCGCTGCAGGCCAAGCTGCTCAAGCTGCTGGAGGACCGCAGCATCCGCCGGCTGGGGGCGGTCAGGGAGCGGCGGGTGGACCTGCGCATCGTCGCCGCCACCAACTGCAACCTGGAGCGGATGGTGCAGCAGGGCCGGTTCCGCCGCGACCTGTTCTTCCGCCTGCGGATCATCGAGCTGAAGGTGCCGCCGCTGCGCGAGCGCGGCGAGGACGTGATCGCCCTGGCCGAGCACTACCTGGCGCTGCACGGGCGGCGCTACGGCAAGCCGGAGCTGGCGTTCGGCGCGGAGGCGCGGGCGCTGCTCAGGCGCTACAGCTGGCCGGGCAACGTGCGCGAGCTGCGCAACATGCTGGAGCAGAGCGCGCTGCTGGCGACGGGCAACCTGATCGGGCCGGCGCAGCTGGCGCTCTGTCCGGAGCTGACGGAGGGGGGCGAGGCGCGCCCGCTGCGGGAGCCGGGGGCGGCGCTGGCGGGGGAGGGAGTCAACCTGCCGGAAGTGGAGCGCGACCTGGTGCTGCGCACGCTGGACAGGACCGACTGGAACGTGACCAAGTCGGCGCGGCTGCTGGGGCTGACGCGGGACATGTTGCGCTACCGGATCGAGAAGCTGGGGCTGGCGCGGCCGGATCGTCGTCACTAG